From the genome of Kluyveromyces lactis strain NRRL Y-1140 chromosome F complete sequence:
ATGTGTGGCTCTTCCAAAGgaatatatttatattttgtGCCAAGATTCAcaattttgatcttttcagCAATGTTTTCGTCTTCGAAAAAGGGCTTTGATGGAGATGGCTCAGTGTGACCTCGTCTTACAGATAATGCACGTACATGGGTCGCCCACATTTCCCTGATGAAGTTAATTGGGTCGAGATTCCACTTGATATCGACTTTATCCCCAAAACTACTGGAATACAAGAACTCAATGTCTGTGTCAGGGATTTTCTGCCAAGTGGTAATTCCAACAAATACTGAGGGAGCCGCTAGAATTATGTCTCCTTCTAAAAGAGCAGCTTGTCTGTTGTACTCTTCGACGCTCAATTCAGCAAACTGCTCTTCAGTTAACTCATTCTTAAACTGAGCCAAACTGATATTTATGTCGCGTATTTGCCATGTTAGATCTGTTTTCGTTTTTTGCTCAGTCTGAGTTGCGGCTTCAACATTCATTTTATTTGCCTTCAGCACCAATACTTCGCTATCAAATAAAGTACTTGGAAAAACATATAGCCTGAAAGATCCTATTTCAGCAGTCAAATTAGTTCTTAAACGAAGTGGCGCCAGTAATTCATTATTTGAGAAATGAATCTTTCCCGAACTTTCAGGATTTGATTCCTTTAGGGTCTGTACGTAAGACTTTTTATTTTCGATCCTCATTCTGGCAAATGTTGCATAGATATCGTAGAGATTAGCAGAAGCCAAAGCCGTTAAGAAAATATTAACGGATCCAAATGACATGGATACAATTaacaaatctttcaataatcCACTTTCATCCCTCTCGTTACGAATAGCTAATTGCAAATCCGACACACGAGCGATTAAAAAAGAGTGGTAATCGAATCCAATTTTTGAAGACAGGTGGCTCATTTTGAAGGCTAAATTTATCAAAGGCGCCTCGAATTTATTGTCTTTAACCGGCCAGCTTATACTAGAGTCAAAAAATAtgtttttaatttcaaacaatCCACCTAAACGACCATCAGACTTCGAGTTTAATTCATCCAGATAAAAGCTGACAGAGTGAGACCAATCAACTCTGTGGTGAGACGATATCCAAAATGTAGGCACTTTGAAATTAATTGAACCTAGCGATGGATCCATATCAATTACAGCTGAAGtgtttttgaagattatTTGGTAAATCCACGGAATTTTAGGAGTTGTGAATTCGGTCAGAGCTTGAGGTTGGCATTTTTGCCCAGAGTGTGGTCCAGATCCTAGTTTCTGAGCTTTTTTAGTCTTTGGAGACCATATGTCAAGAAATAAAGTGATCTCTTGCAACTGTTTCATATTAACGTAAAATTTCATGTCGGATATCAGAGTATTTCCATATGTTTTGATGGTGTTTTCGTGTGTTAACATAAAATCAAGATATACTTCATTTATACCCGCTGAAGAACTGATTTCACGAGAAAAAATATGTCTGGtactgatttcaatttctgaCCATTGTAGTGATAGAGACAGCGGTTCGGAATGATCTGGTGAGTCGGTAAACATCGAGATTCTGAAGTTACTGAAGCCTAGGTCTGCTTGAATTTTTGCTCTTGGCTCACATGTCAATGTGATATTTTGAGCTCCAACGTTTATCACTATCGCTgtgtcaatttttttgaataaatttTTGTAGTCGAAAGAAATGCGCTGAGTATTAGTTGTCTGTTCTTGAGTTTTATGGACCAattgcttcttttcagaGTTAAATCTTTCCATCTGTTTCTGGATTTCTGTTGTGAGATTTACTAAAACTGGAACGCAGgatgaaaacaaaatgttGTGAGTTGATTCAACATTTACTAGACTTCTGATCCAATGCTGCTTCTGCGAAGGGAAGTTGTGCATATAGTCCAAGGAAACTTCTATTGATGGACTAGTGAGCTCTAGCGACGATTTGGGAGAATCTTGTGCAATATCATCGGGAGTGTAAAGATTTATTATACCACCTCCATATTTGGCAATACAATTTATTGAACGAATTGAAAGGATTGAGACTTTGTCACTTAAATTCTCAGCCACATTATGTGTTGATATCGAACTTTTCTTAATATTACTGATTTTTGCCagcttcttttgaaagctcTCTATTGAAGACCTCATAACGTTTACAATTTCTACCGAAGTTGTCAGTATTCTGACATCTAGCTTGTCTGCGTTCATTCGAACAAACAAGTCTTTTTCTATGAATTGACcagaaaaccaaaaatttATCTGCATGCTGGACAAATGGCTTCGGTTCAGTTCTGGAACGCCATTTgcaaaaaagaagttattGGATTCCTTCCCTTGTGCCGTAGCCACATACCCATCGACAATAGTAAGTTTTCCGTAAGGTTTCTCGTACGCAGCGAACAAGCTTTCGTATCCAATTACTATCCCATTTTCATCGGTATCTTCCTCGAAGATCCAACCGAGACATAGtttattggaaagaatGTTGACTGATAATGTCTCGAAGTAAGGAGGAATTTCGATTGCATTGGAAGAACTGTTAAACTTTCCCTTTTGTTTAACTTTCTGAAGTGAAACTTTTGCTTCCTGTATGAAGAATATTACAGCAATAAGCGTGGAAGGGGCCAACATAACTCTCGAATGAGGGGTTTCTATCTGTAGTGTCTTCTTTATATCGTCTTCTATAAGTTTCAGTGCAAATCCAATATCGAATATCTTAGACAAAGTTGGCAAAACTTCGGGATTTAGTACAAGGATACAAACATTTTGAATTACCAACGACATCTCGCGGAGATTGTCATTTGCATGCGTTTCTTCTAAAGCCTCTGCTCTTGATGCGCAAGAGAATGCAGTTTCATTAAATTCTAGAACATaatttgttgttttcaaGTCAGTTAGCAGGCCAATGTATATTGCATTCATTTTAAAACTGCAAGGCTTGAACTTTGGTGCAGCTGGTTCATTGTCTGcattcttgttcttgaaaatCTTAATTAGTTCAGATACCGTACCATTTAGACTGTCGGTGAGTTCTTCAATGTAAACACGGTTATCTGATAGTGTCAATTTCACGATGTCAGTGTCTAATCCAATGTCAGTCAGCAAAGTATTACTTCTATAATCTACCTTCGTGACAGAATTGGAGATTCGCAACAATTTCAACTGGTTAAAATAGAAGTCCAACAAAAGCTCTGTATAATTCACAATAATTGAAATACCAGAaagatttttgaaattgaagtCTAAACCACTGATCAGAATGCGTATAATAAAAGGAACAAAAGCCGAAGTTTGAAGTTGCAATGATCCAACCTTCAGGGAGAGAACCCATACTAAGTCGACGTgaccattttttttttctgaatCATGGTCGGGAGTAATGGCTTTCATATCATCTATTGAAGCTAGGAGGGCCCGAGCATGCTTCATCATTTCGGTTAAGGTTAGGTCTGATGAGTCTAGTACTACACTACCAATATTTGAAGTGAAGAACctgatattttcattttctgtGCCAAAGAAATTTGCTGTAACTTTCTCAAGCAGAATTCTTGAGATGATACGGTCAAGATAcaacaaattgaatgaaaGAGTTTCTGATGAGAACTTGGCAGATAACAACGAATTTATTTCAGATGATGTTTCTAAACCCGCAATTGACAAGTCTTGTAGGTCCAAAAGCATCatatatttttcaattagCATGTGCAAAGTCAGCTGAGATATTCGAAAAGATGTCTGATAAATTTTTGAAACCCAACgatttgttttgttttcaatgtcGGTAATTTGAGGGAAAAGCTTctgtttcaacaaaataattctttcaataagTTGCATACTGGCGCGTATGTCAGCATAGGAAATTAGTAAATCGAAgtctatttctttcttatcaTATCCCATTGTATCGAAGTCTAGTATCGCATCATGTGACATCTTTTTTACACAcaaatcaatttgtttGGCAATGATTGAGGATTGCTGTGGTGCATATGGCAGTTCCAAATGTAGCATTTCCAATGATAGCGATAATTCATTGAATAAATCCTCCTCATGAACAGTACTCTCACCTGAAAATAGTAATGTAAACAATGAGCTTTGTTCCACTTCATACACATCCCAATTTTTCCAGTCAACAAATATATCCAAAAACTGTGATTTATCCTTGCAGATGTTTCTAACTTCCTCTGGGATGTCATCGCATTGTGAAGTTGTTTCGGACACATGCGACGTATGCTTAGAAACATGTCTTAGCCGCGTTATGATCTTCCAGCTTGCAGTATCACGCACATGAAATTTTGACAATCTCGTAATATATGCTGGTTTGGTAATAATGTAAGGGACTGAGTCGATACCAGAAATCTTTCCCAATTCAGCAACCCGGAtaattgtttctttcatgTCGATGCTTCTTAACTTGCCTAATTCGATACATGactttccttctttgcAAAATGCTTTTGCTAGTTTAAGGAGATACTCTACCGTCCATTCGACATCTGCGTCTAAAATAGCTGATTTGATAGAACCGAAAATTAATTTCGAAACTTTCCCTACATCGGAAAATAATACTGTATTGAACATCAATATCTCAAACCAGGC
Proteins encoded in this window:
- the CSF1 gene encoding Csf1p (similar to uniprot|Q12150 Saccharomyces cerevisiae YLR087C CSF1 Protein required for fermentation at low temperature); translated protein: MDSSSTFRPISISDEKDLSVPFLVDWILAVILCILAPFYLGRILAWVLTKGLDFWVWRQYKIKINLQSIKVSFLGGRIFFKNLTVVSNDFTISFLEGSFTWRYWLLHTRIRGIDFESEDGDASENAKLPCRFLLQCDGLEVFVYNKIDVYESVLRDHFTNVTKDGQETESNDDITINTEKAAANSKLSNSSRYSYSGRSKSTDAPKLSAKTKLFPIQLEANRAAIVLGNRNTRHVGVFKFEQAKGVYDIFSSISDLDYYRTKISLDLYDALFELRTNLGYQNDNPIKTFVVEKTMDKIWQTVKKQCISISKLLLPNQGKTINNQQAYIDSWKGLDLYHHTKAVQEENVDTTVLHEQEYARYSRVMKAERVSLTYYFDIPGIVPANSSSINSQSDRDESLNCNQDDDTPAFGTDIHIYTAAVYYGPWAHKHMQDIIRLFSPIVSRDQMKATKPEPGSLRIYENFKLSVDFRDKSVLHIPTRESSKDEEFIKRYKTTGDTHRAFGWLNVSLNEGGEILFNLALCSQADRLPNELYVLLLNPEIKSSVNHEVLFRCNTQTIKANIGYPTGWNKQADWLFELDSRTAELFLLRDHISLISDLFTDFSANDALRYELFRPFTYEIKWVFTEYKLFLNVNDANIINNLLDLNENCFLSLSGDILNTSINLPFTSIVKEPHETTFLLKSPLVKLSIHPPCWNTLHEFLSETTFGECPDFSMTGTYISFPSVDVDNTDTILIDFRSSSTKFLSFGFVLRYLMNIKLNYFGDFNHFKTTEEYSNDLSMEEDTKTKTKNFQEQPTNDVESLTSSSSDGSYQVADTINENTIHKSSLLRTKNETDVWITFFVNDGCIIIPENLYDCQRSFLLSFRRLEFDMRYTNYFMDLTAFFSRIYLNHSNEFSFNRVVAIEESHSENTGYLDDLNLHGHRMFGVPPVEETYLCKWDISIGSLSTDSDGQFLFSFLEAIQKVGFTYKDAENILIYSIHKPEDVTSLTISIGRVSSIVRTNHGGSATLSLNDITINSWDLSNSRYSKRVDLLVAAISVCAIDEKKTVLFTCDTAVELTKFVVRSNMKNHRVTQQNCVLLNDSPFHRCKFLLAFDQLNHSTLYDDLLGSITPSISLPTLSEPLTFQTFDNIYERLLGSYINLINFDTDIIDTKNLTDDRPDDKRLLPLSNTVSNDLSGQLAEEFESENTTVNISTLSVFVTPKAFTFAENAAHFMLTMSTESIMDYFEMNIVNIFSVGHITNGKFFNSSVMLKNVKVNISDETALDKTQLEALDRLELSVSNISVISKILKYPQNLEQSNESTGITDDSTISCNFDSLQFNIFKSSKNRLTKVLPIAWFEILMFNTVLFSDVGKVSKLIFGSIKSAILDADVEWTVEYLLKLAKAFCKEGKSCIELGKLRSIDMKETIIRVAELGKISGIDSVPYIITKPAYITRLSKFHVRDTASWKIITRLRHVSKHTSHVSETTSQCDDIPEEVRNICKDKSQFLDIFVDWKNWDVYEVEQSSLFTLLFSGESTVHEEDLFNELSLSLEMLHLELPYAPQQSSIIAKQIDLCVKKMSHDAILDFDTMGYDKKEIDFDLLISYADIRASMQLIERIILLKQKLFPQITDIENKTNRWVSKIYQTSFRISQLTLHMLIEKYMMLLDLQDLSIAGLETSSEINSLLSAKFSSETLSFNLLYLDRIISRILLEKVTANFFGTENENIRFFTSNIGSVVLDSSDLTLTEMMKHARALLASIDDMKAITPDHDSEKKNGHVDLVWVLSLKVGSLQLQTSAFVPFIIRILISGLDFNFKNLSGISIIVNYTELLLDFYFNQLKLLRISNSVTKVDYRSNTLLTDIGLDTDIVKLTLSDNRVYIEELTDSLNGTVSELIKIFKNKNADNEPAAPKFKPCSFKMNAIYIGLLTDLKTTNYVLEFNETAFSCASRAEALEETHANDNLREMSLVIQNVCILVLNPEVLPTLSKIFDIGFALKLIEDDIKKTLQIETPHSRVMLAPSTLIAVIFFIQEAKVSLQKVKQKGKFNSSSNAIEIPPYFETLSVNILSNKLCLGWIFEEDTDENGIVIGYESLFAAYEKPYGKLTIVDGYVATAQGKESNNFFFANGVPELNRSHLSSMQINFWFSGQFIEKDLFVRMNADKLDVRILTTSVEIVNVMRSSIESFQKKLAKISNIKKSSISTHNVAENLSDKVSILSIRSINCIAKYGGGIINLYTPDDIAQDSPKSSLELTSPSIEVSLDYMHNFPSQKQHWIRSLVNVESTHNILFSSCVPVLVNLTTEIQKQMERFNSEKKQLVHKTQEQTTNTQRISFDYKNLFKKIDTAIVINVGAQNITLTCEPRAKIQADLGFSNFRISMFTDSPDHSEPLSLSLQWSEIEISTRHIFSREISSSAGINEVYLDFMLTHENTIKTYGNTLISDMKFYVNMKQLQEITLFLDIWSPKTKKAQKLGSGPHSGQKCQPQALTEFTTPKIPWIYQIIFKNTSAVIDMDPSLGSINFKVPTFWISSHHRVDWSHSVSFYLDELNSKSDGRLGGLFEIKNIFFDSSISWPVKDNKFEAPLINLAFKMSHLSSKIGFDYHSFLIARVSDLQLAIRNERDESGLLKDLLIVSMSFGSVNIFLTALASANLYDIYATFARMRIENKKSYVQTLKESNPESSGKIHFSNNELLAPLRLRTNLTAEIGSFRLYVFPSTLFDSEVLVLKANKMNVEAATQTEQKTKTDLTWQIRDINISLAQFKNELTEEQFAELSVEEYNRQAALLEGDIILAAPSVFVGITTWQKIPDTDIEFLYSSSFGDKVDIKWNLDPINFIREMWATHVRALSVRRGHTEPSPSKPFFEDENIAEKIKIVNLGTKYKYIPLEEPHIEMPLLRDLGNATPPIEWFGVNRKRFPGMAHQLIVVPLQKLIYVAEDQYNRTLGDNLGTM